DNA from Methylobacterium currus:
AGCGTCATCGACGTCGACAGCCTGAAGGTCACGGCGACCTGGCCGGTCGGGCGGCGGCCGCGGGGGATCACGGTGGGGAAGGACGGGAGCCTGCTCTACGTCTGCGCCAGCGACGACGACCGCATCGACGTGCTCGACACCAAGACCGGCAAGGTCGTGCGCTCCCTGCGGTCCGGGCCGGACCCGGAGCAGTTCATCGCGCACCCTTCCGGCAACCCGGTCTACGTCGCCAACGAGGACGACAGCCAGGTCACGGTGCTCGACATCGAGAAGAACAAGGTGGTGGCCGAGGTGCCGGTCGGCGTCGAGCCGGAGGGGATGGGGTTGAGCCCGGACGGGTCGATCCTGGTCAACACCTCCGAGACCACCAACATGGCTCACTTCATCGACACCAAGACCTTCCAGGTGATCGACAACGTGCTGGTCGATGCCCGTCCCCGCTTCGCCGAGTTCAGCCAGGACGGGAAGTGGCTGTGGGTCTCGGCCGAGGTCGGCGGCACCGTCTCGGTGATCGACGTCGAGACCCGCAAGGTGGTGAAGAAGATCACTTTCAAGATTCCGGGCGTCACCGACGAGCAGATCCAGCCGGTCGGCGTCCGCCTGACCAGGGACGGGGCGAAGGCCTTCGTGGCTCTGGGCCCCGCCAACCGGGTCGCGGTGGTCGATGCCAGGACCTACGAGGTCCAGAAATACCTGCCGGTCGGCCAGCGCGTGTGGCAGCTCGCCTTCACGCCGGACCAGAAGATGCTCTTCACCACCAACGGCACCTCGAACGACGTCTCGGTGATCGACGTCGAGGCCTTGAAGGTGACGAAGAGCATCCCGGTCGGGCTGTTGCCCTGGGGTGTCGCGGTCTCGCCGCAGTGATTTCAGCACCGCGCCTCAAGACGAGTGTGGCGCGGGATCCCCTCTCCCATGCGGGAGAGAGGAGAGAGCTCGACCTCCCACCCGGATAGCCCATGCGCGCCCTTCTCACTGCCGCCGCCCTGACCGCCAGCCTCCTCACCACCCACGCCACCGCCGGCGACCTCACCAAGGGCCGCACCGACCTGCCCGACCTGGTGCTGGGCGCCGAGGACAACGACTACGCCGTGCCGGTGAAGGACATCGAGATGGAGGCCGGCAAGTCCTACCGGCTGAGGATCACCGCCAAGGGGCAGAAGGAGTACAAGTTCTTCGCCAGCGAGTTCTTCCGTGGCGTGTGGATGAACCAGATCGTCATCAATCACCTCGAGGTGCACATGGCCGGAGCGCCGCACCACCTCGAATTCGACGATCAGGGCACGATCGCGGTGGAGTTCGTGACCGTGCGGGCCGGCGAGTTCCCGTGGTCGGTGCAGGGGCTGGAGAGCCGGGGCATGACCGGGCGCTTCATCGTGAAGTGACAGGGATTTGCGGGTTGCAGCAACCCGGCCTACATCGGCCGCAACGACGAGATGAGGAAACCCCGGATGCGCCTTGCCCTGGCCGCCCTGCTCCTGCTGACGGCGTTGCCCGCCCGCGCCGACGACGCGGCCGCCTGCCGGGACGGCATCGCGACGATCAAGGCCGAGCTGGCGAAGTCTCCGTCCGAGCCGGTGGCCAAGACCCTCAGGAAGGAATTGCGAATCGCCGAGCGGGAACTCGGCGAGCGGGAATACGACGAGTGCCTCGACGCGGTGCGCGATGCCCGAAAGGCGCTCGGCCGATGAGCGCGGCCCTGGCGGTCGAGGGGGTGAGCCACCGCTTCGGCGCCCGCACGGCGCTGGACGACGTGTCGTTCGAGGTGCCGCGGAGCGCGTTCGTGGCTCTGCTCGGACCGAACGGGGCGGGCAAGACCACCCTGTTCTCGGTGGTGACGCGGCTCTATGCCAGCCAGGCCGGCCGCGTCGCGCTGCTCGGGCACGACCTGAACCGCGAGCCGTCGCGGGCGCTCGCCCGCCTCGGCGTGGTGTTCCAGGCCCGCACCCTCGACACCGACCTGACGGTGCGCCAGAACCTGCTCTACCATGCCGCCCTCCACGGCATCCCCCGCAAGGCGGCGCTGGCGCGGATCGAGGCCCTGCTCACCCGCATCGGACTGTCCGAGCGCCGCGACGACAAGATCCGCACCCTGTCGGGCGGCCAGTCGCGGCGGATCGAGATCGCCCGGGCGCTGATCCACGCGCCCGACCTCCTGCTCCTCGACGAGCCCACCGTCGGCCTCGACCTCGACTCCCGCGCCGACATCGTCGCCATCGTCCGCGCCCTGGTGCGGGAGGAGGGGCTGTCGGTGCTCTGGGCCACGCACATCTTCGACGAGATCGAGCCGGACGACCGGGTCGTGGTGCTGCATCGCGGCCGCATCGTCGCCCGCGGCCTCGCCGGGACCTTGAGCGAGCCGACCGGCTCCCTCGAGACCGCGTTCCGCCAGATGACCGCCGAGCGGGGACCCGAGAATCCGAGGAGAGTGGCATGAGCGCGGGGACGGCCCTCACCACCCCCGTGCGCGGCCGGCTCGATGCCGGCGGCTACCTCATCGCCCTCACCGGCATCGTGCGGCGGGAGCTGTTGCGCTTCTTCAACCAGAAGGAGCGGTTCTTCTCCGCCCTGGTGCGGCCGCTGGTCTGGCTGTTCATCTTCGCCGCCGGGTTTCGCAACACCCTCGGCCTGTCGATCACGCCGCCCTACGAGACCTACGTCCTCTACGAGGTCTATGTCGTGCCGGGGTTGGCGGTGATGATCCAGTTGTTCAACGGCATGCAATCCTCGCTGTCGATGGTCTACGACCGCGAGGTCGGCTCGATGCGGGTGCTGCTCACCAGCCCCTATCCGCGCTGGAGCCTGCTCTTCGCCAAGCTGATCGCCGGCGTGATCGTGTCGCTGATCCAGGCCTACGTCTTCCTCGCCATCGCGAGCTTCTTCGAGACCGACATCCCGTGGACCGGCTACCTCGTCGCCCTGCCGGCCTTCCTGGCCTCGGGGCTGATGCTCGGCGCGATCGGGCTGTTCCTGTCGTCGCTCGTGCGCCAGCTCGAGAACTTCGCCAGCGTGATGAACTTCGTGATCTTCCCGATGTTCTTCGCCTCCTCGGCGCTCTACCCGCTCTGGCGGGTCAACGAATCGAGCGCGACGCTGTACTGGATCTGCCAGGTCAATCCCTTCACCCACGCGGTCGAGCTGGTGCGCTTCGCCCTCTACGGCGCCTTCAACCCGGTCTCCTGCGCGGTCGTGGTCGGGACCGGGCTCGCGTTCTTCGTCATGGCGGTCGCCGCCTACGATCCCGGCCGCGGGCTGCTCGCCCGGCGCGGCGGCCCGGCCGGGGAGGCGGGCTGACCGCCCTTCATGAAGAGAAGATGTCCGTGATGCTCCGCTCCGTCCTCGCCACGCTCCTGATCCTCGGCGGCGCCCCGGCTCTCGCCCAACCGAGGCCCGATCCCGACTGGCCCTGCGCCCAGCGCAAGGTCTCGACGCTGGGCCCTGGCGCGGTCTGGACCGGGCCCGACCCGAGCCAGGCCCTGACCGAGTGGGGCAACGACACCGAGGCGGCCCTGCTCGCCCAAAAAATCGCGTCGCGCCGGCTGCCGCTGGAGGAGGTCGATGGCCTCCTCGACGGCTTCGTGTCCAAGCTCGACAAGGCCGAGAAGGACACCCGCCTGACCCGGGTCTTCGCGGGCGTCTTCGAGGTGCTGAACGGCGAGCGCGACAAGGTGGTGTCCGGCATCGGCCGCTACGCCCGCGGCCAGCGCGTGATGGCCGAGCGCATCCGCGACGAGGCCGGGAAGATCAGCGAGGTGAAGACCGCGCCGGACGTGCCCGACACCAAGGAACTGGCCGAGCTGGAGACCCGCTTCGCCTGGGACAAGCGCATCTTCCAGGAGCGCAGCCAGTCGCTGACCTATGTCTGCGAGGTGCCGACCCTGCTGGAGCAGCGGCTGGGGGCGATCGCGAGGAAGATCCAGGAGCGGTTGTAGGCGCGGTTCTCCGAGAGGCTCAATCTCGCCAGCGCTCATGCCAGCTGCACGTCATCCCCGGTTCCGCTTTCGCGGTCCCGGGATGACGTGCTTCTGGCAGCATCGCCGGAGGGTGCGGAAGCCGCCCCGCGCGCTCACCCCGCCGGCGCGAACAGCTCCCCCTTGCCCAGGGTCGCGAGGTCGCCCGAATACCGGCGCTGGGGGCCCCGCAGGAGCGCCGCCGCCTCCGGCGCCAGGGCCTCGAGCGATTTCGCCAGCAGGCGCAGCACCACGAGATCATGCCGCCCGGTCTCCACGAAGGTCGGCAGCAGGGCGCCGTGGCGGGCGGTGACCAGGGTGCCGCGGCGCATGCCGTAGCCGGGATGGTCGCCGATCTCGTCGGCCACGATCGTGCCGGCGATCATCCGGGCACCCACATGGGCCCCGGCGCGTTTCGCCACGATCAGCCCGGCGCGCATCCGGTCGCCGAGGCGGTCTCCCGCGGCTCCCCCGATCACCAGGGTCGCGCCGTCGAGCCCGCACGCCGCACCGTGGACCGCACCGCCGGCGCTCCCGGCGGCGTCGCCCGCGATGCGGATCGTGCCGCCCGTGGCCGCCGTGCCGGCGAAGGGTCCGGCGGAGCCCGACACCGTGAGGCTGCCCCCCGTCATGCCGGCGCCGAGTCGCTGGCCGACATCGCCCTCGACCACGATCCGCCCGGCGGCGAGGCCGGCACCGACGCGGTCGAGACGGTCTGTGGCGCCGAGGATCCTCAGCTCGTCCGAGCCGTCGAGGGTGATTGCGAAGCAGTCGCCGAGGGTGAGGCCGCGGCGGCTGGTGCCGACGGATAAGCGGGCGGCGTCCGCCTCCGACAGGCCGGCGAGGGCGGCGGGGGTGATCCCGGCGAGGTCCAGGCGCTCCGGCGGCGCCGCACGCAAGGTGAGGGTGCTCATGCGGCCTCTCCGAGCAGGTCCCGGAGGTGGAAGTGATGGCGGCCGAGATTGCCGCCGTAATTGCCCGCCGTGACCGCGACGAGGCCGAGATCGGCCCCGACCCGGGTCGAGGCGTGGAGAGCCGCGTGCATGGCGGCCGAGACCGCGCCCGCCGAGAGCCCGTCGATGACGATTTCCAGCACCACGTCGACCTCCGGCGGCAGGGCCGAGCCGGCCCGGCCCTTCAGGGTCGGGCAATAGGCGTCGTTGGTCGAGGCCATCATGCCCTTGGTGCGCGCCCCGACCTTGGAGCCGGAGCGCACCACGCCGCCCGGGAAGGGCAGGATCACGTCCGGCACGATGCGGGCCGCCGCGACCGCGATCTCGGCCACCCGCAGGGTGTCGGCGAAGCGCCGGCCGAGAAACAGCAGGTTGCCGCCGCCGACCGCGCCGTTGACCGTCGGCACCGAGTGTTCGCACAGGAACTCGCCGTCCATCACCGGCGTGCGCCAGTAGCGCCGGCCCCCGACGCGCTTCGCCGTCGCGAAGCCGTCGCCGAAATAGCGGATCGCGCCGCCGAGCTTGAGCGCCTTGCCGCGCTCCGGGTCGTCCCAGGGGATGCCGGCGAAGACCGCGCTGCCCGGCGAGGTGAGCACGCATTGCCCGACCCGGCGCAGGAGCTGGTCCTTGAGGCCGCCGGCATCGAAGCCGAACAGCAGCACGCGCACGCCCGGGCGCCCGTCGGGGGTCTCGCCCGGGGAGAGCACCGCGTCGATGCCGGCCTCGGCGCCGCAGCCGATCACCGAGGTGGCGAAGCCCGTCATGGTGGTGGCGGCGATCATCGCCCATTCGGGCGTCTCGGCGGTGAGGACCAGGGCGGTGGCCGCCATGTCGAAGGCCTCCGCGAAGGTGTCCTCGACCCGGATGCCGTGGAGAATCAGGTCCGGCATGCCGATGCCTTTGACACTTGCTCGAAAACCTCACGCCCGGGGAAGGCCGCGTCCGGCACCGAGAAGCTCGACAGCCCGGCGCCGAAGCGGCCCTGGAGATAGGCGTCGGTCCGCCGCGCCATGCCGGCATCGGCCTCGAGGCCGAGTTGCAGCGTGCGGCCGCGGGTCCAGGACACGACCTCGCCGTCCTCGACGATCACCGCGCCGTCCTTGAGCACCCGGTGGGCGCGGGAAAACATCGCGGTCCGGTCCGGCTGATCGCGATAGACCGCGATGTCGGCCCGTGCCCCGGGGCGCAGATGGCCGCGATCGGTGAGGCCGAGCAGCTTCGCCGGGCCCGAGCGGGTGAGCTGCGCCACCTCGGTGAGGGTATATTCGCGCTCGATCGCGGCGAGGCCGGAGCGTTCCGCCGCGACCTTGGGATGGGCGGCGACCTCCCGGTCGCGCTCCTCCTTGTCCATCAGCAGGTGGAGGATGCGCGGATAGGCGGTGAACGGCCCGCCATTGGGGTGGTCGGTGGTCAGGATGGTGCGCTCCGGATCCGGCGAGAGCAGCATGAGCTCGAGCCCGATGGCGAATTGCAGCGAGGAGGTCGGGCCGCGGTCGCGATAGCGGAACGGCACGATGCCGCCGCCCTCGGCATCGCCCGCATGGACGAGCCACTTCTTCGGGCTCGCCGCCTTGCGGCCGGAGAACTGGCGCAGGATGTCGAGCGAGATCGTCGCGGTCTGGCCGAACACCACCTGGCCGATATCGAGGGTGGCGTTGGGGTGGCGGGCCAGGGCCTCGGCGATGCGCGGCGCGGCGGAGGCGAAGCCGCCGGTGAGGGGGTTGTCCTTGTCGAGCGCCGCGTAGGCGTAGAACTGGGCGTGGGCGAAGTGGATGCGGCGGCCCTCCGCCGCCTCCAGGGTCTCGATCAGGCTGTCGTCGGCCCCCGGCAGGCCGAGATTGCTGCAATGGACATGGAGCGGGTGGGGGACCTCGAGCGCCTCGACCGCGTCGAGGAGCCCGTTCAGGATGGTGCGGGAGGTGAGCCCATAGGCCGGCACCTCGTCGTCGAGGGAGAAGCGGACCGCCCCGTCCTTGAAGGCGTCGGCGCCGCCGGCATTGATGACCTTGACGCCGAGCGCCCGCGAGGCCGCGACGTTCAGCGCCACGAGGTCGCGCACGGCCTCCGCGCTCTCGCGGTCGCGCAGCAGCCCGAGCAGCTGGTCGTCGTTGCCCATCACGCAGAGGCCGCCCCGGTCGAGGAGCGGGATCTCGGCGAGTTCGAGCTGGGTCGCGAGCGCGTTGACCGGCGGCATCGCCGGCTCGACCGCGGTGGTGTAGCCCATCCGGGCGTAGAGCAGGCCGACGTCGCGGCCCGAGCCGTGCGGGTTCGGCGCATCGGGCTCGGAGACGCCGAGCTCCGGCAGCAGCAGGCGCGCCAGCACCACGTTGCCGCCGGCGATGTGGGAATGGATCTCGACGCCGCCCGCCATGACGACGCAACCGGCGGCGTCGATGATGCGGTCGGGCGCGCGGTCGGAGGGGGCGACGACGCGGCCGTCCTCGATCCAGAGGTCACCGATGGCGTCGCGCCCGGCGGTCGGATCGACCACCCGGCCGCCGGCGATGCGGGTCAGCATGAGGCGGAGCGCTCCGGGTTAGAGGCAGGAGAAGCCGCGAGACGGGCCTGGAGGTCGGCGAGGATCGCGGCGGCAGGGCTCAGCCCCGGCTGCGGCGAACCGGGATCCGGCCGAGTATCCTGCCGGGGACCTTGCCCGGAATCTTGCCCGGAATCTTGCCGAGACTCATGCCGAGACTCATGCCACGCGATCGCGGCGCGGCGCGGGTGCCAGAGGGCGGCACCGAAGGCCTCGCCCGGCACGCCGACGCCGATCACCACCCGGGCCTCGTCCCCCTTGGGCGCCCCGAGGAGCGCCACGGTCGGCACCGTGCGGGTCCAGGCGGGCAGGGGGGCCGGCAGGGAGGCGAGCCAGAGCGCGGCATCGATCTCGCCGGCGGCGGCCTGGCGCTCGGCGTCGAAGCGCCAGGGATCGTGCTCGGGACGGCCGCGGCCGAAGCCGACCCGGGGTCCCTGGCCGGTGCTCCAGGCCGCGACCTGGGCGACGGCCCGGCCCTGGCAGGCATCGCCCAGCGGCAGGGCGAAGCAGCGGGTGGTCTCGTTGAGATCCTTGACGAGGCCGTTCAGCATCTCGGCCCCGAGGGCGCCGATCTCGCCGGGATCGTACAGAACGACGCCGTAGAGCGCCTCGCGCAGGCGCACCACGAGGTCGGCGAGGGGATGGGGGCCGGCGATGCGGCCTCCGGCCAAGCCGCGCAGCAGGCCGATCGCCGCCGCGACCCCGGCCTCGCCGGCCGGATAGGCGACGGGCTGCACGGCACCGGCGCCGGCTCCCCCGAGGGCCAGGAGCGTGCGGGACCGCCCGGCGGCGCGGCCGCGCACGGGTCCGCCCGCCGCCAGCTCGCTCACCATCTCGGACGTCCAGGGTGCGGCGCCGACCACCAGAACCAGATCGGCCCGCCCGCGCGCCTCGGCCGGGGTGGTGGTCATGGCGCCGCCGGAGGCCAGGGCCCCGAGATCGGCGTAGAGCGCGGACCCCGCGGCGGGATCGAGCGAGGCGCCGATCGCGCGGGCGAGATCGAACGCCGCCTGCACGGACGCCGCCTCGGCGCAGAGGCCGGCGAAGACCGGGCTTCGCGCCCCCGTCAGCAGCGCGGCAGCCGCCGCGACCGCCTCGTCCCGCGCCACTGCCTGCCCATCGATCCAGGCCGTCATCCGCCCTCGCTCACCCTTGCCGCGCTTGCTGGCCGCTCGCCGGTGTTCCGGGGACGGTCGCATCCGGGCCCCCGGGCAGGCAAGTCCCCCGAAAGTCCGGCTTCGCGCCCGGCCGGCGGGCACATATCCGCCGATCCCGAGTTGCCCAGCCGACGGGCGGTGTGGGACAGTCCGGCTTCGAGGACGGCGCCGCCCCCGCGGGAGCCGGGGCATCGGGGCAGGAAGCGAGGCCGGTTTGGCGCACGAGATGGGAATGCCGCGGGCGAGGGTGCGGGTGCGCGCCCCGGCCCGGCTGCATTTCGGCTTCCTCGACCTGCATGGCGGGCTCGGCCGGCGCTTCGGCAGCATCGGCCTCGGTCTCGACGCGCCCGGCATCGACCTCACCGCCGCCCGCGCCGACGCCTTGACGGTCACCGGAGCCGACGCCCCCGGCCTCGCCGCCGAATGCGAGCGGGTGCGCGTCTACGCGTCCCTCGCGGCCCGCCATCTCGGCGTGCCGGAGACGGGGGAGTTCCACCTCGCGGACGCGATCCCGGCCCATGCGGGCTTCGGCTCGGGCACGCAGCTCGCCCTCTCGGTCGCGGCGGCGCTCGCCGCGCTCCACGGCGCGCCCTTCGCGCCCGCCGCCTTCGCGGACGTCCTCGACCGCGGCAACCGCTCCGGCGTCGGGCTCGCCGCCTTCGTCACCGGCGGCCTGATCGTCGATGGCGGCCGCGACGACAGCGAGGCGCCGCCGCCGGTGATCGCGCGGCTGCCCTTCCCGGAGGCGTGGCGGGTGGTGCTGATCCTCGATGCCGGCCGCACAGGCGTGCACGGGGCC
Protein-coding regions in this window:
- a CDS encoding YVTN family beta-propeller repeat protein is translated as MSRHRIRLTQYAIVAAALLAVAPAHATTVYVTNEKGNSVSVIDVDSLKVTATWPVGRRPRGITVGKDGSLLYVCASDDDRIDVLDTKTGKVVRSLRSGPDPEQFIAHPSGNPVYVANEDDSQVTVLDIEKNKVVAEVPVGVEPEGMGLSPDGSILVNTSETTNMAHFIDTKTFQVIDNVLVDARPRFAEFSQDGKWLWVSAEVGGTVSVIDVETRKVVKKITFKIPGVTDEQIQPVGVRLTRDGAKAFVALGPANRVAVVDARTYEVQKYLPVGQRVWQLAFTPDQKMLFTTNGTSNDVSVIDVEALKVTKSIPVGLLPWGVAVSPQ
- a CDS encoding ABC transporter ATP-binding protein: MSAALAVEGVSHRFGARTALDDVSFEVPRSAFVALLGPNGAGKTTLFSVVTRLYASQAGRVALLGHDLNREPSRALARLGVVFQARTLDTDLTVRQNLLYHAALHGIPRKAALARIEALLTRIGLSERRDDKIRTLSGGQSRRIEIARALIHAPDLLLLDEPTVGLDLDSRADIVAIVRALVREEGLSVLWATHIFDEIEPDDRVVVLHRGRIVARGLAGTLSEPTGSLETAFRQMTAERGPENPRRVA
- a CDS encoding ABC transporter permease, translating into MSAGTALTTPVRGRLDAGGYLIALTGIVRRELLRFFNQKERFFSALVRPLVWLFIFAAGFRNTLGLSITPPYETYVLYEVYVVPGLAVMIQLFNGMQSSLSMVYDREVGSMRVLLTSPYPRWSLLFAKLIAGVIVSLIQAYVFLAIASFFETDIPWTGYLVALPAFLASGLMLGAIGLFLSSLVRQLENFASVMNFVIFPMFFASSALYPLWRVNESSATLYWICQVNPFTHAVELVRFALYGAFNPVSCAVVVGTGLAFFVMAVAAYDPGRGLLARRGGPAGEAG
- a CDS encoding formylmethanofuran dehydrogenase subunit C produces the protein MSTLTLRAAPPERLDLAGITPAALAGLSEADAARLSVGTSRRGLTLGDCFAITLDGSDELRILGATDRLDRVGAGLAAGRIVVEGDVGQRLGAGMTGGSLTVSGSAGPFAGTAATGGTIRIAGDAAGSAGGAVHGAACGLDGATLVIGGAAGDRLGDRMRAGLIVAKRAGAHVGARMIAGTIVADEIGDHPGYGMRRGTLVTARHGALLPTFVETGRHDLVVLRLLAKSLEALAPEAAALLRGPQRRYSGDLATLGKGELFAPAG
- the fhcD gene encoding formylmethanofuran--tetrahydromethanopterin N-formyltransferase; translation: MPDLILHGIRVEDTFAEAFDMAATALVLTAETPEWAMIAATTMTGFATSVIGCGAEAGIDAVLSPGETPDGRPGVRVLLFGFDAGGLKDQLLRRVGQCVLTSPGSAVFAGIPWDDPERGKALKLGGAIRYFGDGFATAKRVGGRRYWRTPVMDGEFLCEHSVPTVNGAVGGGNLLFLGRRFADTLRVAEIAVAAARIVPDVILPFPGGVVRSGSKVGARTKGMMASTNDAYCPTLKGRAGSALPPEVDVVLEIVIDGLSAGAVSAAMHAALHASTRVGADLGLVAVTAGNYGGNLGRHHFHLRDLLGEAA
- a CDS encoding formylmethanofuran dehydrogenase subunit A, whose amino-acid sequence is MLTRIAGGRVVDPTAGRDAIGDLWIEDGRVVAPSDRAPDRIIDAAGCVVMAGGVEIHSHIAGGNVVLARLLLPELGVSEPDAPNPHGSGRDVGLLYARMGYTTAVEPAMPPVNALATQLELAEIPLLDRGGLCVMGNDDQLLGLLRDRESAEAVRDLVALNVAASRALGVKVINAGGADAFKDGAVRFSLDDEVPAYGLTSRTILNGLLDAVEALEVPHPLHVHCSNLGLPGADDSLIETLEAAEGRRIHFAHAQFYAYAALDKDNPLTGGFASAAPRIAEALARHPNATLDIGQVVFGQTATISLDILRQFSGRKAASPKKWLVHAGDAEGGGIVPFRYRDRGPTSSLQFAIGLELMLLSPDPERTILTTDHPNGGPFTAYPRILHLLMDKEERDREVAAHPKVAAERSGLAAIEREYTLTEVAQLTRSGPAKLLGLTDRGHLRPGARADIAVYRDQPDRTAMFSRAHRVLKDGAVIVEDGEVVSWTRGRTLQLGLEADAGMARRTDAYLQGRFGAGLSSFSVPDAAFPGREVFEQVSKASACRT
- a CDS encoding formyltransferase, which gives rise to MTAWIDGQAVARDEAVAAAAALLTGARSPVFAGLCAEAASVQAAFDLARAIGASLDPAAGSALYADLGALASGGAMTTTPAEARGRADLVLVVGAAPWTSEMVSELAAGGPVRGRAAGRSRTLLALGGAGAGAVQPVAYPAGEAGVAAAIGLLRGLAGGRIAGPHPLADLVVRLREALYGVVLYDPGEIGALGAEMLNGLVKDLNETTRCFALPLGDACQGRAVAQVAAWSTGQGPRVGFGRGRPEHDPWRFDAERQAAAGEIDAALWLASLPAPLPAWTRTVPTVALLGAPKGDEARVVIGVGVPGEAFGAALWHPRRAAIAWHESRHESRQDSGQDSGQGPRQDTRPDPGSPQPGLSPAAAILADLQARLAASPASNPERSASC
- a CDS encoding beta-ribofuranosylaminobenzene 5'-phosphate synthase family protein, translating into MPRARVRVRAPARLHFGFLDLHGGLGRRFGSIGLGLDAPGIDLTAARADALTVTGADAPGLAAECERVRVYASLAARHLGVPETGEFHLADAIPAHAGFGSGTQLALSVAAALAALHGAPFAPAAFADVLDRGNRSGVGLAAFVTGGLIVDGGRDDSEAPPPVIARLPFPEAWRVVLILDAGRTGVHGAEESRAFRELPRFPAPEAAEICRTVLMQVLPAVVTEDIGRFGAGITGIQRRIGDYFAPHQGGRYASAAVAAALADVEAAGIAGFGQSSWGPTGFALTRDAAEAEALVASLRARHPGLTTRIARGRNRGAEIGEP